A portion of the Coturnix japonica isolate 7356 chromosome 4, Coturnix japonica 2.1, whole genome shotgun sequence genome contains these proteins:
- the SMIM19 gene encoding small integral membrane protein 19, translated as MAAAAGGAGGGGSAALGDSGAIDYSVHEAWNEATNVYLLVVLASLALLVYTRRNKRRILRIFTLPPAAETAPEPNFYNSMKKIRLRQQLEMYSIARKYEQQQQQPPKQTESVQLSVE; from the exons ATGGCGGCAGCGGCCGGGGGGGCGGGCGGAGGCGGCTCGGCGGCGCTGGGTGACAGCGGGGCCATCGACTACTCGGTGCACGAGGCCTGGAACGAAGCCACCAACGTGTAcctgctggtggtgctggccAGCCTCGCCCTGCTCGTCTATACGCGGCG GAACAAGAGGAGGATCCTGCGCATCTTCACTCTGCCCCCTGCGGCCGAGACGGCGCCCGAGCCCAACTTCTACAACAGCATGAAGAAGATCCGGCTGCGGCAGCAGCTAGAGATGTACTCCATCG caagaaaatatgagcagcagcagcagcagccaccaaaACAGACTGAAAGTGTCCAGCTGTCAGTGGAGTAA